One segment of Setaria viridis chromosome 4, Setaria_viridis_v4.0, whole genome shotgun sequence DNA contains the following:
- the LOC117851427 gene encoding WAT1-related protein At3g30340 gives MGMMGSCLGGGLPVAVMLCLNVVAAVMVSLVKVAMDGGMNPLVIVTLQQLTASVFLAPIAFFKERKSRPKLTLEIFAYIFVSAALGAALRQYMIFVALRYTTATFVTAFSNIAPVLTFLLAVATRSEALNLKCKTGMAKLAGTLVSLGGAMVLTFYKGVALTHAGSHLHSHHHRPPGGGAAAEAVSRGKWTLGTVAILGNCVCLSCWFLLHGRLARKYPHVYSCNALMSMFSFLQVAVVGLCTQRSITPWIITSKFQILTVLYAGIVGCGVSFVLVTWCIEKRGAVFVAAFIPVVQIIVSVIDFSILHEQLYLGSVLGSVLVIGGLYLLLWGKRQDALHCPPKVAEDPEKEQQQQQAVHT, from the exons ATGGGGATGATGGGGTCgtgcctcggcggcggcctgcCGGTGGCCGTCATGCTCTGCCTCaacgtggtggcggcggtcaTGGTGTCGCTCGTCAAGGTGGCCATGGACGGCGGCATGAACCCGCTCGTCATCGTCACGCTGCAGCAGCTCACGGCCTCCGTCTTCCTCGCGCCAATAGCATTCTTCAAGGAGAG GAAGTCGAGGCCAAAGCTGACGCTGGAGATCTTCGCCTACATCTTCGTCAGTGCGGCGCTCGG CGCTGCTCTGCGTCAGTACATGATCTTCGTGGCCCTGCGCTACACCACGGCCACCTTCGTCACTGCCTTCTCCAACATCGCCCCCGTCCTCaccttcctcctcgccgtcgccacgcGGTCAGAAGCTCTGAACCTCAAGTGCAAGACGGGCATGGCGAAGCTCGCGGGCACGCTGGTCTCGCTGGGCGGCGCCATGGTGCTCACCTTCTACAAGGGCGTCGCCCTCACCCACGCCGGCTCGCACCTCCATTctcaccaccaccggccgccgggaggaggagccgccgcggaggccgtCAGCCGCGGCAAGTGGACGCTGGGCACGGTGGCCATCCTGGGCAACTGCGTCTGCCTCTCCTGCTGGTTCCTGCTCCACGGCCGCCTCGCCAGGAAGTACCCGCACGTCTACTCCTGCAACGCCCTCATGTCCATGTTCAGCTTCCTCCaggtcgccgtcgtcggcctcTGCACCCAGCGGAGCATCACGCCATGGATCATCACCAGCAAGTTCCAGATCCTCACCGTCCTATACGCT GGCATCGTCGGGTGCGGCGTGTCGTTCGTGCTGGTGACATGGTGCATCGAGAAGAGGGGCGCCGTGTTCGTGGCCGCCTTCATCCCCGTCGTGCAGATCATCGTCTCCGTCATTGACTTCTCCATCCTGCACGAGCAGCTCTACCTCGGAAG CGTGCTGGGATCGGTTCTTGTGATCGGCGGGCTGTATCTCCTGCTGTGGGGCAAGAGGCAGGATGCCCTGCACTGTCCTCCAAAGGTTGCCGAAGACCCTGAaaaagagcagcagcagcagcaggcggtgCACACCTGA
- the LOC117852929 gene encoding uncharacterized protein, which yields MMGVATPAALLLSNHSSPSTHRCLLLRPPELLRPHTCVTHHYDKRVSFSSSPPRLSRHALRPPGAAATPAIAAGDHWGNWAFLLSAAAFGTWSEEKTSWGAALSGALVSILAGLAATAAGLISPGAPAHGAVMEYLLPAAVPLLLLGADLRRVVRTTGDLLKAFLIGSVATIIGTTVAYLLVPMRSLGHDSWKIAAALMGSYIGGAVNFVAVSEALGITPSVVAAGVAADNLISALYFMILFSLASKIPAEPKNAATDGRKDGGEPEGDGRFSVLNGGAAIALSFVICKAGSAIADRLGFQGGTLPCVTALVVFLATAFPGQLGKLAPAGETMALILMQLFFTVVGANGNVVDAVTKAPSVFAFALVQVSVHLAVLLGVGKLVGLDRKPLLIASNANIGGPTTAAAMATAKGWSSLIVPGILVGIFGISIATFLGIGFGMLVLRRMCA from the exons ATGATGGGCGTGGCAACACCCGCCGCTCTGCTCCTCTCCAACCACTCCTCGCCGTCGACgcaccgctgcctcctcctccgcccgcccgaGCTCCTGCGGCCGCACACTTGCGTCACCCACCATTACGACAAGCGCgtctccttctcctcttcccccCCTCGCCTAAGCCGTCATGCCCTGCGGCCGCCGggagccgccgccacgccggccaTCGCGGCCGGCGACCACTGGGGCAACTGGgccttcctcctctccgccgccgcattCGGCACGTG GTCGGAGGAGAAGACGTCGTGGGGCGCGGCGCTCAGCGGGGCGCTGGTCAGCATCTtggccggcctcgccgccacggccgcggggCTGATATCCCCCGGCGCGCCGGCGCACGGCGCCGTCATGGAGTACCTGCTGCCGGCCGCCGTTCCCCTGCTGCTCCTCGGCGCCGACCTCCGCCGCGTCGTCCGCACCACCGGCGACCTCCTCAAGGCATTCCTCATCGGATCTG TTGCAACTATTATCGGCACGACGGTGGCTTATCTTTTGGTTCCGATGCGATCGCTCGGTCATGATAGCTGGAAGATCGCAGCCGCGCTCATGGGCAGCTACATAGGTGGAG CGGTGAACTTCGTCGCCGTCTCGGAAGCTCTCGGCATCACGCCATCcgttgtcgccgccggcgtcgctgcAGACAACCTCATCTCGGCGCTCTACTTCATGATCCTCTTCTCATTGGCATCGAAGATACCAGCAGAGCCCAAGAATGCCGCCACAGACGGCCggaaggacggcggcgagcccgaGGGCGACGGCCGGTTCTCGGTGCTgaacggcggcgcggcgatcGCGCTGTCGTTCGTCATCTGCAAGGCCGGCTCGGCCATCGCCGACCGGCTGGGCTTCCAGGGCGGCACCCTGCCCTGCGTCACAGCGCTGGTGGTGTTCCTGGCGACGGCGTTCCCTGGACAGCTCGGCAAgctggcgccggccggcgagacCATGGCCCTCATCCTCATGCAGCTCTTCTTCACCGTCGTCGGCGCCAACGGCAACGTCGTGGACGCGGTCACCAAGGCGCCCAGCGTGTTCGCGTTCGCGCTGGTGCAGGTCTCCGTCCACCTCGCCGTGCTGCTCGGTGTCGGCAAGCTCGTGGGGCTCGACAGGAAGCCCCTGCTCATCGCCTCCAACGCCAACATCGGCGGCCCCACCACTGCGGCCGCCATGGCCACGGCCAAAGGCTGGAGCTCGCTCATCGTGCCGGGCATCCTCGTCGGCATCTTCGGGATCTCCATTGCCACCTTCCTTGGCATCGGATTTGGCATGTTGGTGCTAAGAAGAATGTGTGCCTAG
- the LOC117852930 gene encoding large ribosomal subunit protein uL6, translating to MKTILASETMDIPEEVTVKVAAKVVTVEGPRGKLTRNFKHLNLDFQLQEGGRKLKVDAWFGTRRTMAAIRTAISHVQNLITGVTKGYRYKMRFVYAHFPINASITNANTAIEIRNFLGEKKVRKVDMLDGVTILRSEKVKDELILDGNDIELVSRSAALINQKCHVKNKDIRKFLDGIYVSDKGAINEEQ from the exons ATGAAGACGATCCTCGCTTCCGAGACCATGGACATCCCCGAGGAGGTCACCGTCAAGGTGGCGGCCAAGGTGGTGACGGTGGAAGGGCCGCGGGGCAAGCTCACCCGCAACTTCAAGCACCTCAACCTCGACTTCCAGCTGCAGGAGGGCGGCCGCAAGCTCAAGGTCGACGCCTGGTTCGGCACCCGCCGCACCATGGCCGCCATCCGCACCGCCATCTCCCACGTCCAGAACCTCATCACCGGCGTCACCAAGGGATACCGCTACAAGATGCGCTTCGTCTACGCCCACTTCCCCATCAACGCATCCATCACCAACGCCAACACCGCCATAGAGATCCGCAACTTCCTCGGCGAGAAGAAG GTGAGGAAGGTTGACATGCTTGATGGTGTGACCATCTTGCGTTCTGAGAAGGTCAAGGATGAGCTCATCCTCGACGGCAATGACATTGAGCTCGTCTCACGCTCTGCCGCCCTCATCAACCAG AAATGCCACGTGAAGAACAAGGATATCAGAAAGTTCCTGGATGGTATCTATGTCAGCGACAAGGGTGCCATTAACGAGGAGCAGTGA